The DNA segment tgagccccagtgttcatctgtgatcccagtgctgaggtaaGGCAGCATGGTCAGAATGATGGAGATCTGTGAGTTATCATCTGGCTGCTAACTAAAAGCAAGGGAGGAACTTGTAGACTGCTCACTCACCCCACTTAACCCTCATTCAAAGGACAGGCTACTTAGGCAGCAGGTAAGAGGCCACTGAACAAAGCATAGTCACAAACAAAGAAGACCCAACATTCCAAGGCCCTTTTAAAGGAGAGATTCAGGAATGCAAATCTAGTCTGTCAAGTCACAGAAAGTGAGGGTtggaaaccatccagtggcttaGCTCTCCCGACAATCCTTAGTGACCTTTATAGGTGTAGCTCCAGTGGAATATTAGCCTTGGAAGTTAGTATGACGTGGGAGCATGCTGGATCAAGTATGTGTTTTGAATTCTCGGTTTCAAAACGTGTCAATGCATCTGTCTACCAGACTAAGGGCCAGGAGATGCAGGAGTCTGAAGTCCATGAGAGAGGAAATGATCCATGCAAATGCAGTCACTCCTCTGTTTGCAACTAGATGGAAACTGTCTCCACAGCCAGTAAAGATGATTTCAGAAAAGATGATTGAAAAACTTGCTAGttgcaattttcattttctttttcccagagagcagcaggagagaCAGTTGACATTTGAGCTGTCTCTGAACTGCCCCTGTCCCTAATTGGAGTTGAGAGCTCACAGGGAACCACAGACCTGCTCCTTAGCTGGTTTTCTTTTCACAAAATCTTTCAGccatagaaaatgaacaaaagcagggctccccagccagcccagccagacATCCCAGCTGCCAGAATAGGTGCTTGGAAGCGGCTCAGGGGCGCAAAGCACAGCCTTGCTCTGTTGAAGCCAGGTACTGTCCTGGGCAATTGGCTCCAGGCTCAGCTCAGGAGGCAACCACCTGGAGCTACAGGCACCCGAGGCAAGGAATGCCTGAAGGAAAGGGGCCAGGTCCTGCTCACCCCTCGTGAGCTACTTGTCCCTGACACCCCTGATGCTCCTGTTGAGCCTGGGTCCTTGGCGAAGCTTCCTCTTTTAGCTGCACCACCACCAGGTGCCTGTGACCACCTGGTGGCTGCTTTCCTTTCCGCGCCATATATGGCCTGGCAGGGGGGGGTCACATGCATCCCGGGCCGCCGGCCCGGAGGGGTCGCTGGGGAAGGGGCAGACGGCGGGAGAACAGGGGAGGGggtcggaggcagagacaggagaggggtggggtggcggATTCTGGGGCCATGGGAGGCAGCAAAGGCTCGAGGAGCTGAGCGCTCACCACCGCGCCATGGAGCTGCACTCATGCGGCtgcggaggtggtggtggaggaagggacccacgcggggggcggggggggggggcgaacgCGTCGGAAGCCAGAGAGCGCCGTGTCCCTGGGCTCTGTCGGTCAGCGGGCGCGGGCCGGCAGGATGGAGCCGCAGCACGTGCGCCCCATGCTTGGATCCcagagcccagcctgggaggaaCCGGTGAGTACCGCGCCCGTGCCCGCGCCCACCCCTCCCGCTTGTCCTTGCTCCCCGCCTCCCCCTCCCGGCCAGGTTCCGTTCCGGAAGCGGTCCGGGATGAGGTCCCCAGCTGCTTCACAGCCTGGACAGCGCTTCCTCCCGCGCCCTGGCTCCTCCTTGCTCGCTGCCCTAAGCGCCTTTGTCTGGTCGGCCTCTGGATCCGGAGAGGACCATTTCCGCGTTTCATCCTTTTCTCAGCTTTGCACTTTATTTCCTAGAGTGgcatggaggccagggaagtggagggggctgGGTTGCGCGGTCAGCGGGTGCGGCCACGAGGAGAGGGAGGTTCACCTCTTGACCACGCGCTGGCAGTCACCTGGGCACGCAGGTTCCCGAGGACCGCCGCCTGGGAAGGCCCGCGGCTGCCAGAAGCCCAGAGCCACGCCTCTGACTCGGgtagcctaggctgccctgaACTGTTCTGAGGGTCAAGGACCTGACCAGGGATCCAGCCCCAGATAACTTCGCTTTCGCCTGGATCTCACAGCACACGCCACGCGCAGATGGAGTCACTTTTGGGGCTCAGTGTTGCGTGTGAGAAGATGCGAGTCGGGGTCTTTGGATTTATTCCCTAAAATCCATTAACTTATTTCTTGCACCTCAAACTGAACCTTctgttatccatccatccattcagggATTCCTCGCAGgaatccccgccctgcgtagaccCTTGTAATCTTGAGTGGGCAATGAATTTTGGCCCTGCATACCCTATCTATGTATTTCTTACTCGTTTTTGATTGACGTTGTGAACCGTCTCAAAAGCCTGGTCCAAAATTTCTGGCTTCATCCCTGCTGAGGTGCTGTTCCAGTGAAGTTGtcccagggacttcctgagtCTGCTCAGGTGCGCCCTCTGCCTGTTGATAGCTTGTAGGTCAGGGGTCAGGCTTGCTTCTTTTCCTACCCTTAGACTTCCAGCCCTTTTGCCAGGGTACAATTtactgcctcctgcttcctgacctttcaCGAGTGTCCTTCGACTTTGATCCATCTGCCACTgcgtttgtttttgtgagtttgcACGTTAGGTAGCCCATCTGCTCGTGTTCTATTGCGATCATTATTAGGGAGTAAGGTGTTCTTGGTTAAACATAAAATACAGTCTTGACATTTTAGATCATTGGGAATGAAATCCAGCGAcctgttttgaactttactatatAAAATCTTATCAGCTTCCACCACGTACAGTGGGAAGCTCCAAGTTATGTGTAGTGCTTTTTGGGTGCTGAATGCTAGGACTTCACCGCAGTTAGAAAATTAGAGAACCTCAGGCTTTCTTCTCCAAAGTGCTAAGAAACAGAGTGCTTTCTTATTCTCCTAGAAAATCTTCAGTACTCGTCTCGCAACATGAACGTTTAAAGCTAAAACCTTCACAGAGATGTGAGATGGAGTAGGAGCAGTGGCTAATTGCTGAACTCTTCAAAACTTGGCGTATATAAGTggctaaggcattttattagttcAGCACATATTCTTATCCAACACCTGTCGTGTTCTGAGATTGTTGGGCAAGCTGTTAACTCTCAGACAAGCGTTGTCCCCAAGAACCTTACTTTATAGCTGAAGGTTGACATCTATCCAAGTATGTGTCATAAAAAGTTCTCACGAGGGATTTTATTCAGAACTTTGTGTAATGACTACAatatttaaggatttttcaaatgctttatatAACTACATAAGAAAGTTGTGTTACCTGAACGACTAAAAGAGGAGTGTattcaagagaaagcaagaatgtagtagaggaaacagctttaaatgttaaattttctggCATGGGGTGCAATGGGGTTGACGatttaatctaaatatgttttgaagGAACACTGGGTCCATCTGAATCTGTGTTGTTTATGTTTGGGACAGAGCATCACACTGTAGGACAGGCTGCTGTGGGATTTACCCGgtaggccaggcaggcctgaAACTGCATGCCCTGCTCTTGCTTCAGCAGAGTACAAGGCATCATCAAATTCCCCAAAATCAGAGTCTTTAACTTTGATTCAGGGATCTCAAGAATCTGAATGAAGTGAGTTCTGGTTTCCTTCAGAATGAATCGATATGACCGTCATGCGGCATGCTATACTTAGAACATTAATTGCTagtctatatataattttaagaagccacactgtctgtctgtctgtctaacacacacacacacagacacacacagacacactgacacagagagagagagaggggagcgagagcgagagagtaagagagagagacagagagagagagagagatatcagatcTAAGCAGTAGAATCACAGCTTTTTGAAGCCCCAACTCTGTGTGCTCAGAGACTCTCATTTTCAAGCTTtgtgtgtgtcccctccccccattgcttCCTAGTAGGTGGCACAGAACAAGCAGCTGGTACATGCTCTGGCAACCACAACTAGAGACCCAGctccatgcctttcccaccaagatatatttatcctctgagccaaaataaatccatactctcttaaaacaaaatgaaagaacaacaaagaaagcaaacctgttttcactgggattccagttctgagttggtttttcaaaaaactttcttaaaatttaaatatagggaatttaatattttaccatACAAACTTGACTAAATGGGATTACTGTGTTATCATGGCATGTGGCAACATGTATGCAagaatttgctctctctctctctctctctctctctctctctctctctctctctctctctctctctctctctctctctctctctctcttcccctctctcccatctatGATGTATTTTTCAGTGAACACAGTTTGAGTTTCAAGAAGATTGGATCTTGTAACAAagggtatattttaatgtttgaagcTATATGTGATCATATTGactaacagcacacatgtggtccaGGCTTCATAAGAGAATGACAGTAAAAGAGCCATTAGCTAGAATCCAAGTaccttctgccctgctttctaTTAGAGGTAGGGACCAAAGAAAATGTTGGGACACAAGTTGaagtaggggagagaaaggaggtgatgggaatgcctggcctggttctgcctgcctttaatttcagcacttgggagtactcagagacaagtagatatctgtgagttcaaggccctgcAGGCTCTTCCTGGGTGTGCTTCCAAGCATCAGTACTTGAGGCAGGTGTTCCTTCTGCATCCATATTCATCCTAATCTGAATTTTCAggagtattttatttcacatttagatgaataggggaattttgagaaagaaatgaaacattcctggggaaatttttgaaaataaacaatcagTTCCCCATGGGGGAATTAGTAATGAGTTTCCAACCAATCTAATGGAGgtctttggaaggaggaggtacTGAAAGGATTCCCTTCAGTGTTAGGAGTGGCTCCTGGAAAGTGCAGCATGAATTGTGAGGAGAGCTAGTTAGCATGGTTGCAGTGTCAGCTCCCCATGACATCAGCAGTTCCTTCCCTAGACATTCTTTTGTATCCTGGAGAGGCCTGGCATGGTTTGagatgtcacctgtgttgtggcaaCACCAACTGCACTTGGACCACTTTATGCACTGCCTTTCCTAATCATCCATAGATATGTTGGCTAGAGGAAGGATGCTacttaggagaaagaatggacacaagtgagaggaagaaagatgaccCTTGACCCTCAGACCAAAGCATCAAGAAATAAATGGTCCTTGAAAATGCGCCACCATAAGTATTGGTCAGAagatgggaaaattcctgaaggagaccacagtctgtttctgggtcttcaggaattgggactcagtagttagtctctctgggaagcttctggccttcccTGCTTGTCATGGATCCTGAATTTGTCAATGATTACAGGACATTAGTTTGTCCCAGATCAATGAATTTTTAAGGCCAAAGCTGTTGTCCTGGGAGTTTCAGGCTTCTGCTCTTACAGGGGAAATGGGTTTGAACGGGACAAAAgtgaaagcagcagcaggcagaggactgtgagtgagatgtcagcacctcagggctgggcatcactgtcctttaccccagggactccattaggtgaactgtctgtccagctctcctaagaaggaaagaaattggctTCCCAGGGAAGACCTTTCATTTCTCAGATGTCACAGAAGAACGTCTCTGAACAGTGTTCCCTAAAAGTTGCCCACATAGGTAGCAGGTGTGGGTATCAGTTTGTTCTCT comes from the Mus musculus strain C57BL/6J chromosome 14, GRCm38.p6 C57BL/6J genome and includes:
- the Gm2974 gene encoding uncharacterized protein Gm2974 isoform X2, which codes for MNKSRAPQPAQPDIPAARIGAWKRLRGAKHSLALLKPGTVLGNWLQAQLRRQPPGATGTRGKECLKERGQVLLTPRELLVPDTPDAPVEPGSLAKLPLLAAPPPGAAGVSPSSPTLLFRRWVRKVESLISQPMTSGKNELQDHLIFISEKALHKRIVWSKGYSTAEQKDLVMQKKNKQ
- the Gm2974 gene encoding uncharacterized protein Gm2974 isoform X3 — encoded protein: MNKSRAPQPAQPDIPAARIGAWKRLRGAKHSLALLKPGTVLGNWLQAQLRRQPPGATGTRGKECLKERGQVLLTPRELLVPDTPDAPVEPGSLAKLPLLAAPPPGAAGVSPSSPTLLFRRWVRKVESLISQPMTSGKNELQDHLIFISEKALHKST
- the Gm2974 gene encoding uncharacterized protein Gm2974 isoform X4; the protein is MNKSRAPQPAQPDIPAARIGAWKRLRGAKHSLALLKPGTVLGNWLQAQLRRQPPGATGTRGKECLKERGQVLLTPRELLVPDTPDAPVEPGSLAKLPLLAAPPPGAAGVSPSSPTLLFRRWVRKVESLISQPMTSGKNELQDHLIFISEKALHKR